In one Actinomycetes bacterium genomic region, the following are encoded:
- a CDS encoding VOC family protein produces the protein MIGGVSNVGIEVEDQDRAKQFWTEVMGFELVQDTPYKEGQRWLEVRTPDKAVVVGLGVRQGDRPSPSDEMLPTSNVWFYCDDLQQTHQDLAARGVEFPQPPVELFFGWWSIFTDPDGNRFALIPRRR, from the coding sequence ATGATCGGTGGCGTCAGCAACGTCGGCATCGAGGTCGAGGACCAGGACCGGGCCAAGCAGTTCTGGACCGAGGTCATGGGCTTCGAGCTGGTCCAGGACACCCCCTACAAGGAGGGTCAGCGCTGGCTCGAGGTGCGCACACCCGACAAGGCGGTGGTGGTCGGCCTCGGCGTTCGCCAGGGCGACCGGCCGTCGCCGTCGGACGAGATGCTGCCCACCTCCAACGTGTGGTTCTACTGCGACGACCTGCAGCAGACCCACCAGGATCTGGCCGCCCGCGGCGTGGAGTTCCCCCAGCCGCCGGTCGAGCTGTTCTTCGGCTGGTGGTCGATCTTCACCGACCCCGACGGCAACCGGTTCGCCCTCATCCCGCGCCGTCGGTAG
- a CDS encoding PadR family transcriptional regulator yields the protein MTATGPTPELTPAAFRVLLALAAGPAHGYAVMRFVEQVSAGTVRLGPGTLYRTIGRLLADGLVEETEGSDPDAPHDARRRYYRLTPLGRRAAQAEAALLERLVAAATRARLLPEQRCA from the coding sequence GTGACCGCCACCGGCCCGACGCCCGAGCTCACCCCGGCCGCCTTCCGGGTGCTGCTGGCGCTGGCCGCCGGGCCGGCGCACGGGTACGCCGTGATGCGCTTCGTGGAGCAGGTCAGCGCCGGCACGGTCCGGCTCGGCCCCGGCACGCTGTACCGCACGATCGGCCGGCTGCTGGCCGACGGCCTGGTCGAGGAGACCGAGGGCAGCGACCCTGACGCGCCCCACGACGCGAGGCGCCGCTACTACCGGCTCACCCCGCTGGGCCGCCGCGCCGCCCAGGCCGAGGCTGCGCTGCTCGAACGGCTGGTGGCCGCCGCGACCCGGGCCAGGCTGCTGCCCGAGCAGAGGTGTGCGTGA
- a CDS encoding VOC family protein — translation MTGQRPHGLCPHLFVRDADAAVAFYRTAFGAAELFRTTLPDGRVLFVELALGDGRLLVSEETPALNALAPPTVGGSPVLLLLELDDVDAAARQAVEAGAEVEMPVREMFFGERYGVVRDPFGHRWALSTAREQLTPDDIARRAPRDV, via the coding sequence GTGACCGGCCAGCGCCCGCACGGGCTCTGCCCGCACCTGTTCGTGCGCGACGCCGACGCAGCGGTGGCGTTCTACCGCACGGCGTTCGGTGCCGCCGAGCTGTTCCGCACGACCCTTCCCGACGGCCGGGTACTGTTCGTGGAACTCGCGCTTGGCGATGGTCGTCTGCTGGTCAGCGAGGAGACCCCCGCGCTGAACGCGCTGGCGCCGCCGACCGTGGGCGGCAGCCCAGTGTTGCTGCTGCTGGAGCTCGACGACGTGGACGCGGCCGCCCGGCAGGCGGTGGAGGCCGGCGCGGAGGTGGAGATGCCAGTGCGGGAGATGTTCTTCGGCGAGCGCTACGGCGTGGTGCGCGATCCCTTCGGCCACCGGTGGGCCCTGTCCACCGCCCGTGAGCAGCTCACCCCCGACGACATCGCCCGCCGCGCCCCACGGGACGTCTAG